The Polyangium spumosum genome includes a window with the following:
- a CDS encoding MerR family transcriptional regulator, giving the protein MNVACGQYKVCTKFDKGFPLSLYRIRTVSELTGVSSATLRAWERRYGVPAPSRTPSAYRLYSDEDVALIVKMRDLVKSGMAPAESARLLLSEPASAPLAAPTPGGVVADIDPFMAASDRIVEATRRFDPDALEEEVSKTLTLGTAVAIFERTIGPALREIGDLWHAGSITVAQEHLASNVLGGTLIHLLRLAQPADATRRIALACFADEDHVLGLYGVGLRFASWGFRTLMLGARTPPPAIARVVDSLQPDIVGLSVTIPPPAPRARELVDAYADACRGAAWLIGGDGAEPMRGWIEDRGGICVGRDLAGARQTIERVVAAQKRRRPQRASGKD; this is encoded by the coding sequence TTGAACGTTGCATGTGGACAGTATAAGGTCTGTACCAAGTTTGACAAAGGTTTCCCGTTGAGCCTCTACCGAATCCGCACCGTATCGGAACTGACAGGCGTGAGTTCTGCGACGCTCCGCGCCTGGGAGCGTCGTTACGGCGTCCCTGCGCCGTCGCGCACGCCCTCCGCTTACCGGCTCTACAGCGACGAGGACGTCGCGCTCATCGTCAAGATGCGCGACCTCGTGAAGTCCGGCATGGCGCCCGCCGAATCCGCCCGCTTGCTGCTCAGCGAGCCCGCGAGCGCCCCGCTCGCCGCGCCGACGCCGGGCGGCGTGGTCGCCGACATCGATCCCTTCATGGCGGCGAGTGATCGGATCGTCGAGGCCACGCGCCGCTTCGACCCCGACGCGCTCGAGGAGGAGGTGTCGAAGACCCTCACCCTCGGCACGGCGGTGGCGATCTTCGAGCGCACGATCGGCCCGGCGCTGCGCGAGATCGGCGACCTCTGGCACGCCGGCTCGATCACCGTCGCGCAGGAGCACCTCGCCTCGAACGTGCTCGGAGGCACGCTCATCCATCTCCTGCGCCTCGCGCAGCCGGCGGACGCGACGCGCCGCATCGCGCTCGCTTGTTTCGCCGACGAGGACCATGTCCTCGGCCTCTACGGCGTCGGCCTGCGCTTCGCCTCGTGGGGCTTCCGCACGCTCATGCTCGGCGCGCGCACGCCGCCGCCGGCCATCGCGCGGGTCGTCGACTCCTTGCAGCCCGACATCGTGGGCCTGAGCGTCACCATCCCCCCGCCGGCGCCGCGCGCGCGTGAGCTCGTCGACGCCTATGCCGACGCTTGTCGCGGGGCGGCGTGGCTCATCGGCGGCGACGGCGCCGAGCCCATGCGCGGCTGGATCGAGGACCGCGGCGGCATCTGCGTCGGCCGCGACCTCGCGGGCGCGCGGCAGACGATCGAGCGCGTCGTGGCGGCGCAGAAGCGTCGCCGCCCGCAGCGGGCGAGCGGCAAGGATTGA
- a CDS encoding phytoene/squalene synthase family protein, which yields MRPRSIERAMLLGAPLLPSTDEHAASAEDLAACRELLRKGSKSFFAASLLLPKRVRVPMLPIYAFCRVADDVVDQASEPGAVEALTARLAAAYEGRPHDSPVDRAFSDVAREHELPRVVMEGLIEGFSWDAEGRRYETLSDLHAYCARVASTVGVIMSVLMGVRDPQALARACDLGVAMQLTNIARDVGEDARNGRVYLPLAWLEEAEIDVGKWLSRPVFSAALGAVVERLLCHASVLYARADLGIKMLPRDCRASIRAASLIYSDIGRVVEQKGFDSVTSRAYVPLARKLLLLVRALVSPTPRPSLAIEACGGPLDLAPLPEVRFLVDAAARPSRKREGERA from the coding sequence ATGCGACCTCGCTCCATTGAAAGAGCGATGCTCCTCGGCGCGCCGCTCCTCCCGTCGACGGACGAACACGCGGCGTCGGCCGAGGACCTCGCCGCGTGTCGGGAGCTCTTGCGCAAGGGCTCGAAGAGCTTCTTCGCCGCGTCGCTGCTCCTGCCGAAGCGGGTGCGCGTGCCGATGCTGCCGATCTACGCGTTCTGCCGCGTGGCCGATGACGTGGTGGATCAGGCGAGCGAGCCCGGCGCAGTAGAGGCGCTCACGGCGCGGCTCGCTGCGGCGTACGAGGGCAGGCCGCACGACTCGCCGGTCGACCGCGCGTTCTCGGACGTGGCGCGCGAGCACGAGCTGCCGCGCGTGGTGATGGAAGGGCTCATCGAGGGTTTTTCCTGGGACGCCGAGGGGCGGCGGTACGAGACGCTCTCGGATCTGCACGCGTACTGCGCGCGCGTGGCCTCGACGGTCGGCGTGATCATGAGCGTGCTCATGGGCGTGCGAGACCCGCAGGCGCTCGCGCGCGCGTGTGACCTCGGCGTCGCCATGCAGCTCACGAACATCGCGCGCGACGTGGGCGAGGACGCGCGAAACGGCCGCGTGTACCTGCCGCTCGCGTGGCTCGAGGAGGCCGAGATCGACGTCGGGAAGTGGCTCTCGCGGCCGGTGTTCAGCGCCGCGCTCGGCGCCGTGGTGGAGCGGCTGCTCTGCCACGCGTCGGTGCTCTACGCCCGCGCCGACCTCGGCATCAAGATGCTGCCGCGCGACTGCCGGGCCTCGATCCGCGCGGCGAGCCTGATCTACTCGGACATCGGGCGCGTGGTCGAGCAGAAGGGCTTCGACTCGGTGACGAGCCGCGCCTACGTGCCGCTCGCGCGCAAGCTCCTGCTGCTCGTCCGCGCGCTCGTGTCGCCCACGCCGAGGCCGTCGCTCGCCATCGAGGCCTGCGGAGGCCCGCTCGATCTCGCCCCGCTGCCCGAGGTGCGATTCCTCGTCGACGCCGCCGCGCGCCCGAGCCGCAAGCGTGAAGGGGAGCGCGCGTGA
- a CDS encoding lysophospholipid acyltransferase family protein, which produces MIPARKVGWFDAWFSGHARSRIQSTFGEVRARGLDRARALAKEAPLLVVSNHTSWWDPLVAMHVSTHLLGTDGYAMMDAKNLRRLPFFALVGAFGVDLDKPADGALVMRYAARLLDAPGKLVWVYPQGQERPITERPLAFRAGSAEIARVSRKARVVPVGLRYEFGGMERPTLWLSFGEPMPAERDTTKGRAAQEEAVEAELSRIERAARGVGAEGFELVFRAAPSRVGVVLERMLAAMTRPWVMRAPKEPKALSAADARPKVTSSPP; this is translated from the coding sequence ATGATCCCTGCACGCAAGGTGGGCTGGTTCGACGCGTGGTTCTCGGGTCACGCGCGCTCGCGGATCCAGTCCACGTTCGGCGAGGTGCGCGCGCGCGGGCTCGATCGGGCGCGGGCGCTCGCGAAGGAGGCGCCGCTCCTCGTGGTCTCGAACCACACGTCGTGGTGGGACCCGCTCGTCGCGATGCACGTCTCGACGCACCTGCTCGGCACGGACGGCTACGCGATGATGGACGCGAAGAACCTCCGGCGCTTGCCGTTCTTCGCGCTCGTCGGCGCCTTCGGCGTGGACCTCGACAAACCCGCCGACGGCGCGCTCGTGATGCGGTACGCGGCGCGGCTGCTCGACGCGCCGGGCAAGCTCGTGTGGGTGTACCCGCAAGGGCAGGAGCGGCCGATCACGGAGAGACCACTCGCTTTTCGCGCGGGGTCGGCGGAGATCGCGCGGGTCTCGAGGAAGGCGCGTGTCGTGCCGGTGGGCCTGCGCTACGAGTTCGGCGGTATGGAGCGGCCGACGCTCTGGCTCTCGTTCGGCGAGCCCATGCCGGCCGAGCGCGACACGACGAAGGGCCGCGCAGCGCAGGAAGAGGCCGTCGAGGCGGAGCTCTCGCGGATCGAGCGCGCGGCGCGCGGCGTGGGCGCCGAGGGCTTCGAGCTCGTGTTCCGCGCCGCTCCCTCGCGCGTGGGCGTCGTGCTCGAACGGATGCTCGCCGCGATGACGCGGCCGTGGGTGATGCGAGCGCCGAAGGAGCCGAAGGCGCTCAGCGCTGCGGACGCGCGGCCGAAGGTGACTTCATCGCCGCCTTGA
- a CDS encoding lycopene cyclase has product MRNDEARRRVREAGGEELCERLVHLDAIRAARAERQPTIELTRPDEGTTPDYDVVIAGGGLWLLVAPLLAARGLSVAVFDRARIGQAHREWNCSAKELAPLVSSGLLREDEVERLVVARYDHGVCRWHGGGTYPVRRVLDHAVDAGKLLAAVRALAEARGVALHDREAIVAHGEGPAGVALATSAGATLSARIFVDARGASSPLATADLVCPTVGGVLSGLEEGEAEDQIRPDVGEILATTEGVEEGRQHIWEAFPGKSGEVTVYLFYYALGGAPGASLVSLYARFFEKMSAYKRGDFRLVRPTFGFIPGWSRLGPGPAHGQRVVLVGDAAARHSPLTFCGFGSALRSFEGVAASITRAAEQPEGRGASVSPGDAPIHKGTGALAWLMATPPKEPARAWELNDLLDTAFATLADMGDEAYGALLRDEMSAKDFVRFLRTVAGKRPRVYRDVLGRLRLFGLGRWGFSVARELLRAS; this is encoded by the coding sequence ATGCGCAACGACGAGGCACGCCGGCGGGTGCGAGAGGCCGGCGGGGAGGAGCTCTGCGAGCGGCTCGTGCACCTCGACGCGATACGCGCGGCGCGCGCGGAGCGGCAGCCGACGATCGAGCTCACGCGCCCCGACGAGGGCACGACGCCGGACTACGACGTGGTGATCGCCGGCGGCGGGCTCTGGCTGCTCGTGGCGCCGCTGCTCGCCGCGCGTGGGCTCTCCGTGGCGGTGTTCGATCGCGCGCGGATCGGGCAGGCGCACCGCGAGTGGAACTGCTCGGCGAAGGAGCTCGCGCCGCTCGTGTCGTCGGGGCTCCTCCGCGAGGACGAGGTCGAGCGGCTCGTCGTGGCGAGGTACGACCACGGGGTTTGTCGGTGGCACGGGGGCGGGACGTACCCGGTGCGACGCGTGCTCGATCACGCGGTGGACGCGGGCAAGCTGCTCGCCGCGGTGCGGGCGCTGGCGGAGGCGCGTGGGGTCGCGCTGCACGACCGAGAGGCGATCGTGGCGCACGGCGAGGGGCCGGCGGGCGTGGCGCTCGCGACGAGCGCGGGAGCGACGCTGTCGGCGCGGATCTTCGTGGACGCGCGCGGCGCGTCGAGCCCGCTCGCGACGGCGGACCTGGTTTGTCCGACCGTGGGCGGCGTGCTCTCGGGCCTGGAAGAGGGCGAGGCCGAGGACCAGATCCGGCCCGACGTGGGCGAGATCCTGGCGACGACCGAGGGCGTCGAGGAGGGCCGCCAGCACATCTGGGAGGCGTTCCCGGGCAAAAGCGGCGAGGTGACGGTCTACCTCTTCTACTACGCGCTCGGAGGCGCGCCCGGCGCCTCGCTGGTCTCGCTCTACGCGCGCTTCTTCGAGAAGATGAGCGCCTACAAGCGCGGCGATTTCCGGCTGGTTCGCCCGACGTTCGGGTTCATCCCGGGCTGGTCGAGGCTAGGTCCGGGGCCCGCGCACGGTCAAAGGGTGGTGCTCGTGGGCGACGCGGCGGCGCGCCACTCGCCGCTCACGTTCTGCGGCTTCGGCAGCGCGCTGCGATCGTTCGAGGGCGTGGCGGCGTCGATCACGCGCGCGGCGGAGCAGCCGGAGGGCAGAGGGGCGAGCGTTTCGCCGGGTGACGCGCCGATCCACAAGGGCACGGGCGCGCTCGCGTGGCTGATGGCGACGCCGCCGAAGGAGCCCGCGCGCGCGTGGGAGCTGAACGATCTGCTCGACACGGCGTTCGCGACGCTCGCCGACATGGGCGACGAGGCCTACGGCGCGCTCTTGCGCGACGAGATGTCGGCGAAGGACTTCGTGCGTTTCTTGCGGACCGTCGCGGGCAAACGGCCACGCGTCTACCGCGACGTGCTCGGCCGGTTGCGGCTCTTCGGCCTCGGCCGCTGGGGTTTTTCCGTGGCGCGTGAGCTCCTGCGCGCGAGTTGA
- a CDS encoding phytoene desaturase — translation MQRSTPKPHAIVIGSGFGGLAAAVRLGARGYRVTVLEKLDAPGGRAYVHRINGFTFDAGPTVITAPFLLEELWTLAGRRMSDDIDMRPVTPFYRIRFNDGATFDYTGDAAAMRQEVERLAPGDVEGYERFIRTSEEIFKVGFEELAHVPFGSWWDMARIVPDMVKLESYRSVYNLVAKHVKDDRLRQVMSFHPLLVGGNPFSTTSIYTLIAFLERKWGVHFPMGGTGALVKGLVNLIEGQGGTVRCGAQVKRILLQGRRARGVELESGERIEAEVVVSNADSAWTYRHLVDENVRKRWTNERLEKQRYSMGLFVWYFGTKRKYEDVAHHTICLGPRYQGLLEDIFQRHVLADDFSLYLHRPTATDPALAPEGCDAFYVLSPVPNLSSGTNWEKEAEPYRKRVEQYLEGALMPGLAKEIVASRVTHPQEFQDRLLSFRGAAFGMEPVLTQSAFFRPHNESEDVERLYIVGAGTHPGAGLPGVLSSARVLDRVVPDATSLH, via the coding sequence ATGCAACGTTCAACCCCCAAGCCTCATGCCATCGTCATCGGCAGCGGATTCGGTGGCCTGGCGGCGGCTGTCCGGCTCGGCGCCCGCGGTTACCGCGTCACGGTCCTGGAGAAGCTCGATGCCCCGGGCGGTCGAGCGTACGTCCACCGGATCAACGGCTTCACGTTCGACGCGGGCCCGACGGTGATCACGGCGCCTTTCCTGCTGGAGGAGCTCTGGACGCTGGCGGGCCGCCGGATGAGCGACGACATCGACATGCGGCCGGTGACCCCGTTCTACCGCATCCGGTTCAACGACGGCGCGACGTTCGACTACACGGGGGACGCGGCGGCCATGCGCCAGGAGGTCGAGCGCCTCGCCCCGGGGGACGTGGAGGGTTACGAGCGGTTCATCCGCACGAGCGAGGAGATCTTCAAGGTGGGCTTCGAGGAGCTCGCTCACGTGCCCTTCGGATCGTGGTGGGACATGGCGAGGATCGTCCCCGACATGGTGAAGCTCGAGAGTTATCGCTCGGTCTACAACCTCGTCGCCAAGCACGTGAAGGACGATCGGCTGCGGCAGGTGATGAGCTTCCACCCGCTGCTCGTCGGAGGGAACCCGTTCTCGACGACCTCGATCTACACGCTGATCGCGTTCCTCGAGCGAAAATGGGGCGTGCATTTCCCGATGGGCGGGACGGGCGCGCTCGTGAAGGGGCTCGTGAACCTCATCGAGGGCCAAGGGGGGACGGTGCGCTGCGGCGCGCAGGTGAAACGAATCCTCCTCCAGGGCCGGAGGGCGCGCGGCGTGGAGCTCGAGAGCGGCGAGCGCATCGAGGCCGAGGTGGTGGTGTCGAACGCGGATTCGGCCTGGACCTACAGGCACCTCGTCGACGAGAACGTCCGCAAGCGCTGGACGAACGAGCGGTTGGAGAAGCAACGATATTCGATGGGGCTGTTCGTCTGGTACTTCGGGACGAAGCGCAAATACGAGGACGTCGCACATCACACGATCTGCCTCGGCCCGCGCTACCAGGGGCTGCTCGAGGACATCTTTCAGAGGCACGTGCTGGCCGATGACTTCAGCCTCTATCTGCACCGGCCGACGGCGACGGATCCGGCGCTCGCGCCCGAGGGGTGCGACGCATTTTACGTGCTCTCGCCCGTGCCGAACCTCTCGAGCGGGACGAACTGGGAGAAGGAAGCGGAGCCGTACCGCAAGCGCGTCGAGCAGTACCTCGAAGGGGCGCTGATGCCCGGGCTCGCCAAGGAGATCGTGGCGTCGCGGGTGACGCACCCGCAGGAGTTCCAGGACCGGCTGCTCTCGTTCCGCGGCGCAGCGTTCGGGATGGAACCGGTGCTCACGCAGAGCGCGTTCTTCCGTCCGCACAACGAGAGCGAGGACGTGGAGCGGCTCTACATCGTCGGCGCCGGGACACATCCGGGCGCAGGCTTGCCAGGCGTTTTGTCGTCGGCGCGGGTGCTCGACAGGGTGGTGCCAGATGCGACCTCGCTCCATTGA
- a CDS encoding carotenoid 1,2-hydratase translates to MEWQDETLVVRFEEKTAPLPGRVSGTVRIHPIALAEQSFVIDTQGRHRWAPVAPIARAEVDIRRPEGTRWTGLAYVDSNFGDEPLEDGFTGWSWSRATTRRRTVVTYDSVRRDGTRDLIQHSFGADGRSEPIEPLAVARLPRTLWGMERSVRVDPGTSPKLARTLEDTPFYARSQLSGQYLGEEAHGVHEALSLDRFRTRLVQFMLPYRMRRVLP, encoded by the coding sequence ATGGAGTGGCAGGACGAGACGCTCGTCGTGCGCTTCGAGGAGAAGACCGCCCCCTTGCCCGGCCGCGTCTCGGGCACCGTGCGGATTCATCCGATCGCGCTCGCCGAGCAGTCGTTCGTCATCGACACGCAGGGCCGCCACCGCTGGGCCCCCGTCGCGCCGATCGCGCGGGCCGAGGTCGACATCCGCAGGCCCGAGGGCACGCGCTGGACGGGTCTGGCGTACGTCGATTCGAACTTCGGCGACGAGCCGCTCGAGGACGGCTTCACCGGCTGGAGCTGGAGCCGCGCGACCACGCGGCGCCGTACGGTCGTGACGTACGACTCGGTTCGTCGTGATGGAACCCGTGATCTGATCCAGCACAGCTTCGGCGCCGACGGGCGGTCCGAGCCGATCGAGCCGCTCGCGGTCGCGCGCTTGCCGCGCACGCTCTGGGGCATGGAGCGCTCCGTGCGGGTCGATCCGGGCACGTCCCCGAAGCTCGCGCGGACCCTCGAAGACACGCCGTTTTACGCGCGCTCGCAGCTCTCGGGCCAGTACCTCGGCGAAGAGGCGCACGGCGTGCACGAGGCGCTCTCGCTCGATCGGTTCCGCACCCGGCTGGTGCAGTTCATGCTGCCTTATCGGATGCGACGCGTCCTGCCATGA
- a CDS encoding sterol desaturase family protein, translating into MSSALVWIPVALAVAAGMELWAMLLHGRVWHSLLWRLHRSHHRKRRGLLEANDALSVLHAPIAIAAILHGCVAAPSLVREVVFGVGIGMTLFGAAYLVVHDGLVHGRLPVQALAKIPYFARVRDAHLVHHAKGARGPYGLFLGPWELAWHTRKSGRPSS; encoded by the coding sequence ATGAGCTCGGCCCTCGTGTGGATCCCCGTCGCGCTCGCCGTCGCCGCGGGCATGGAGCTCTGGGCGATGCTCCTGCACGGCCGCGTCTGGCACTCGCTGCTCTGGCGCTTGCACCGCTCGCATCACCGCAAGCGCCGCGGCCTGCTCGAAGCGAACGACGCTCTCAGCGTGCTGCACGCCCCCATCGCCATCGCCGCCATCCTTCACGGCTGCGTCGCCGCTCCCTCCCTCGTTCGTGAGGTCGTCTTCGGCGTCGGCATCGGCATGACCCTCTTCGGCGCCGCGTACCTCGTCGTGCACGACGGCCTCGTCCACGGCCGCCTCCCCGTCCAGGCGCTCGCGAAGATCCCGTACTTTGCGCGTGTTCGTGACGCACACCTCGTCCACCACGCGAAGGGCGCGCGTGGCCCCTACGGCCTCTTCCTCGGCCCGTGGGAGCTCGCCTGGCACACCAGGAAGAGCGGGCGTCCCTCCTCGTAG
- a CDS encoding YtfJ family protein: MSSRGKASKFISAAALTAALVPGVSLALPKEGAELPNARLEDADGKALQMSSLKGKPILIVYEDKDSAKQNQPLKDDLSKLAKGDKYKQKVALAAVADVSGYDWWPAKGFVKDAIREESKKQKTTIYCDWDGSFRKAYGIRKGVSNVILVGKDGRVLFAGSGALGASDRKKILELLGSQVEG, encoded by the coding sequence ATGAGTTCCAGGGGAAAAGCTTCGAAGTTCATCTCGGCGGCGGCGCTCACGGCCGCCCTCGTGCCGGGCGTCTCGCTCGCCCTGCCCAAGGAAGGCGCCGAGCTGCCGAACGCGCGGCTCGAGGACGCCGACGGCAAGGCGCTGCAGATGAGCTCGCTGAAGGGCAAGCCGATCCTCATCGTATACGAGGACAAGGACTCGGCGAAGCAGAACCAGCCGCTCAAGGACGACCTGTCGAAGCTCGCGAAGGGCGACAAATACAAGCAGAAGGTCGCGCTCGCCGCGGTCGCCGACGTGAGCGGCTACGACTGGTGGCCCGCCAAGGGCTTCGTCAAGGACGCCATCCGCGAGGAGTCGAAGAAGCAGAAGACCACGATCTATTGCGACTGGGACGGCTCGTTCCGGAAGGCTTACGGCATTCGCAAGGGCGTGAGCAACGTGATCCTCGTCGGCAAGGACGGGCGCGTGCTCTTCGCCGGCTCGGGCGCGCTCGGCGCGAGCGACCGCAAGAAGATCCTCGAGCTGCTCGGCTCGCAGGTCGAAGGCTGA
- a CDS encoding STAS domain-containing protein produces MNQSPPPARREDTIGRDVDPSTLSDDTIRRTVILLQQTQALARVGGWELDCRANQLFWTEETYRIHETPPGFVPDVQQGIHFYAPEWVPVIAKAVERCVTVGEPFDLEMELVTYTKRRLWVRATGLAHVEDGKVVRIFGAFQDIDDQKRRELELKEKIAIIEQQRSTIHSMSAPIIQVWDGVLALPVVGQLDEARAAEITERLLQTVVSLGAAQVILDLTGVETVDDATADHLLRIIRATTLLGAQSIITGVRPAVAQTLVALGADLTTTTVRSNLREAIKAAMKSPSAARPQR; encoded by the coding sequence ATGAACCAGTCCCCCCCGCCTGCCCGTCGCGAGGACACCATCGGCCGCGACGTCGATCCGAGCACGCTGAGCGACGACACCATCCGCCGGACGGTGATCCTCCTGCAGCAGACGCAGGCGCTCGCCAGGGTCGGCGGCTGGGAGCTCGATTGCCGCGCCAATCAGCTCTTCTGGACCGAGGAGACCTATCGCATCCACGAGACGCCGCCCGGGTTCGTGCCGGACGTGCAGCAGGGGATCCACTTCTACGCGCCCGAGTGGGTCCCCGTCATCGCGAAGGCGGTCGAGCGTTGCGTCACGGTGGGCGAGCCCTTCGACCTCGAGATGGAGCTCGTCACCTACACCAAGCGCCGGCTCTGGGTCCGCGCCACCGGGCTCGCGCACGTGGAGGACGGCAAGGTCGTGCGGATCTTCGGCGCCTTCCAGGACATCGACGACCAGAAGCGCCGCGAGCTCGAGCTCAAGGAGAAGATCGCGATCATCGAGCAGCAGCGCTCGACGATCCACTCGATGTCCGCGCCGATCATCCAGGTCTGGGACGGCGTGCTCGCGCTCCCCGTCGTGGGGCAGCTCGACGAGGCGCGCGCCGCCGAGATCACCGAGCGGCTGCTCCAGACCGTGGTCTCGCTCGGCGCGGCGCAGGTCATCCTCGACCTCACCGGCGTCGAGACCGTCGACGACGCGACCGCCGATCACCTCCTCCGGATCATCCGCGCGACGACGCTCCTTGGTGCTCAAAGCATCATCACGGGCGTCCGCCCCGCCGTGGCGCAGACCCTCGTCGCGCTCGGCGCGGACCTCACCACGACGACCGTGCGGAGCAACCTGCGCGAGGCGATCAAGGCGGCGATGAAGTCACCTTCGGCCGCGCGTCCGCAGCGCTGA
- a CDS encoding glycosyltransferase family 2 protein produces the protein MTTDIPDLLGLLLFGWSFAVASTSLEAVRRTTFAPRAARGEGAEQAVRKQNPSVLVVRPCAGNEPSLERTLASLARAKRSFDVRCRFAIEDESDLALPAATRAKEALARAGIEAEIVFTGGGGPNRKAAQLAAAAEGADVLIVTDSDVDLDGVDLDALVAPLVGPSPAWVAWAPPAEHAPPRTLGDHASAAVLGASLHAFPVLARLDPRGLVGKLFAIHASALAAIGGFGSLVDYLGEDMEIARRVRERGGSVVAVPIVARSLAEGRSWEAVIARFSRWLTVIRAQRPLLLWSYPALFFATWPIVLLAAAFAFVVPNVALAAALLALGARLVIALVAAWAAGRSVGLISAIRDAVLADVVLAFAFTRALRSRTVTWRDRVLVVDRTGLLRQPSAVKP, from the coding sequence ATGACGACGGACATCCCGGACCTCCTCGGCCTCCTGCTCTTCGGCTGGTCGTTCGCCGTCGCCTCGACCTCGCTCGAGGCCGTCCGGCGCACGACCTTCGCCCCACGCGCCGCCCGCGGCGAGGGTGCCGAGCAGGCCGTTCGGAAGCAGAACCCCTCCGTCCTCGTCGTGCGCCCGTGCGCGGGCAACGAGCCTTCGCTCGAGCGTACGCTCGCCTCGCTCGCGCGCGCCAAGCGCTCCTTCGACGTGCGCTGCCGCTTCGCGATCGAGGACGAGAGCGACCTCGCCTTGCCCGCGGCGACGCGGGCCAAAGAGGCGCTCGCGCGCGCAGGGATCGAGGCCGAGATCGTCTTCACGGGCGGCGGCGGTCCGAACCGCAAGGCCGCGCAGCTCGCGGCGGCGGCCGAGGGCGCCGATGTCCTCATCGTGACCGACAGCGACGTCGACCTCGACGGCGTCGACCTCGACGCCCTCGTCGCGCCGCTCGTCGGCCCCTCGCCCGCGTGGGTCGCGTGGGCCCCGCCGGCCGAACATGCCCCGCCGCGGACGCTCGGCGATCATGCCTCGGCGGCGGTCCTCGGCGCCTCGCTGCATGCCTTCCCCGTGCTCGCGCGGCTCGACCCGCGCGGCCTCGTCGGCAAGCTCTTCGCCATCCACGCGAGCGCGCTCGCGGCGATCGGCGGTTTTGGCTCGCTCGTCGATTACCTCGGCGAGGACATGGAGATCGCGCGGCGCGTGCGCGAGAGGGGCGGCTCGGTCGTGGCGGTGCCGATCGTGGCGCGCTCGCTCGCCGAGGGTCGCTCGTGGGAGGCCGTGATCGCGCGTTTCTCCCGGTGGCTGACGGTGATCCGCGCGCAGCGCCCGCTCCTGCTCTGGAGCTACCCGGCGCTCTTCTTCGCCACCTGGCCCATCGTGCTGCTCGCCGCGGCGTTCGCGTTCGTCGTGCCGAACGTCGCCCTCGCCGCGGCGCTGCTCGCGCTCGGGGCGCGCCTCGTCATCGCGCTCGTGGCGGCGTGGGCCGCGGGGCGCTCCGTCGGGCTCATCTCAGCGATACGGGACGCCGTGCTCGCCGACGTCGTGCTCGCCTTCGCCTTCACGCGGGCCTTGCGATCTCGTACGGTCACGTGGCGTGATCGTGTGCTCGTCGTCGACCGCACCGGCCTCTTGCGCCAGCCCTCCGCCGTGAAGCCATGA